From a region of the Oscillospiraceae bacterium genome:
- a CDS encoding 2-hydroxyacid dehydrogenase, giving the protein MGDIQKHIKIALFDAKAYDKIWFDEYKSKYNIDILYIENKLTSGTAGLANGCNGVIAFVNDIIDEAVINTLVSIGIEIVAMRCAGYNNVDLCYASGKLIIVTVPAYSPNSVAEYAIALLFTLNRKIHRAYMRTKEFDFSINGLLGFEMCNKTVGVVGTGRIGRAFINICRGIGMNVIAFDPNHSESDIKYVSFDELCANSDIISLHCPLTKETYHIINKDSFTQMKDGIVIINTSRGALIDAEELITAIKTHKVGGAALDVYEEERTLFYEDFSDTVIQDDVIARLLSMPNVIVTSHQAFLTKEALENIANTTLSNLSLFFKGVIQNEVKSK; this is encoded by the coding sequence ATGGGAGATATACAAAAACATATAAAAATCGCGTTATTTGATGCAAAGGCATACGATAAAATATGGTTTGATGAATATAAAAGCAAATACAATATTGATATTCTATATATAGAAAATAAATTAACGTCAGGCACGGCCGGTCTGGCGAATGGCTGTAACGGAGTTATTGCATTTGTAAACGATATAATTGATGAAGCTGTTATTAATACACTCGTTTCTATTGGTATTGAAATTGTTGCTATGCGTTGTGCCGGTTATAATAATGTGGATTTATGTTACGCCAGCGGCAAGCTCATAATTGTAACTGTGCCTGCATATTCACCGAATTCCGTAGCTGAATATGCTATTGCATTGCTTTTTACACTCAATCGAAAAATACATCGGGCTTACATGCGCACAAAGGAGTTTGATTTCAGTATAAATGGGTTATTGGGCTTTGAAATGTGTAATAAGACGGTCGGGGTTGTCGGTACTGGCAGAATCGGAAGAGCATTTATAAATATCTGCCGGGGAATAGGGATGAATGTGATCGCGTTCGACCCCAACCATTCTGAAAGCGATATCAAATATGTTTCATTCGATGAATTATGTGCAAATTCCGATATTATTTCGCTTCACTGTCCTTTGACTAAGGAAACGTATCATATCATTAATAAAGACAGCTTTACACAAATGAAAGACGGTATAGTGATTATTAATACCTCAAGAGGAGCGTTAATCGATGCCGAGGAGTTGATCACCGCTATAAAAACGCATAAGGTCGGCGGTGCTGCGCTTGATGTCTATGAAGAGGAGAGAACGCTGTTTTATGAGGATTTTTCAGATACTGTAATTCAGGATGACGTTATCGCAAGATTACTTTCGATGCCTAATGTGATTGTGACTTCACACCAGGCTTTTCTTACAAAGGAAGCACTTGAAAACATTGCAAATACGACACTTTCCAATCTGTCGTTATTCTTTAAGGGAGTAATACAGAACGAAGTAAAATCAAAATAG
- a CDS encoding HDIG domain-containing protein: MTVIEFIREKLMFENQKYVDKAADHFNYWEQHIKLVVKNALILADEYGADKEIVELGALLHDIALINAR, from the coding sequence ATGACTGTGATTGAATTTATAAGAGAAAAGTTGATGTTTGAAAATCAAAAGTATGTGGATAAAGCCGCTGATCATTTTAATTATTGGGAGCAGCATATAAAGCTCGTTGTGAAGAATGCTCTTATATTGGCTGATGAATACGGCGCTGACAAAGAAATTGTCGAGCTTGGCGCTCTTTTGCATGACATTGCATTAATTAATGCCCGCTGA
- a CDS encoding GlsB/YeaQ/YmgE family stress response membrane protein has product MGIIGWIILGALAGWIASLITGNDKRMGAGLNILVGVIGSIIGGVVMNFLGGYGVTGFNIWSLLVATVGAIILLLIVNAVKAK; this is encoded by the coding sequence ATGGGTATTATTGGCTGGATCATTTTAGGCGCGCTTGCGGGATGGATCGCAAGCCTTATTACCGGCAACGATAAAAGAATGGGAGCCGGATTGAATATTTTAGTTGGTGTTATCGGGAGCATTATCGGCGGTGTTGTTATGAACTTTCTTGGCGGATATGGCGTAACAGGCTTTAATATTTGGAGTCTGCTTGTAGCGACAGTCGGAGCTATAATTCTATTGTTGATTGTAAATGCTGTTAAAGCAAAATGA
- the rpe gene encoding ribulose-phosphate 3-epimerase: protein MIKLSPSLLAADFSNLERDIKIVENAGADYLHLDVMDGHFVPNISFGIPVIESIRKISSLVFDTHLMISDPMKYVKPFADAGADIITFHYESDARQKEIIDKIHSVGKKAGISIKPNTPAFVLEPYMDVIDLILIMTVEPGFGGQKFITDTLNSIRYARQLIDRSGREIDLEVDGGIGAENIGIPVSAGADTIVAGSAVFKSADIADSVKKLKRYGV, encoded by the coding sequence ATGATAAAGCTTTCTCCGTCGCTTTTGGCGGCTGATTTTTCAAATCTTGAGAGGGATATAAAAATTGTTGAGAATGCAGGCGCGGATTATCTGCATCTCGATGTGATGGACGGGCATTTCGTTCCCAACATTTCATTCGGGATACCGGTCATTGAATCCATACGTAAGATATCTTCATTGGTATTTGACACGCATTTAATGATATCCGATCCGATGAAATATGTAAAGCCTTTTGCCGATGCCGGAGCCGATATCATAACATTTCATTATGAAAGCGACGCAAGACAAAAAGAGATAATCGACAAGATACATTCAGTAGGTAAAAAGGCCGGAATATCAATAAAACCAAATACGCCCGCTTTTGTTTTGGAGCCTTATATGGATGTTATCGATCTTATTCTGATCATGACGGTCGAACCGGGCTTCGGAGGACAGAAATTTATTACCGATACGCTTAATAGCATACGATATGCGCGGCAGCTGATTGATCGATCCGGAAGGGAAATCGATCTTGAGGTTGACGGAGGAATCGGCGCCGAAAACATCGGAATTCCTGTTTCTGCGGGAGCTGATACGATCGTCGCCGGGTCGGCAGTATTTAAAAGCGCCGATATAGCTGATTCGGTAAAAAAGCTGAAGCGATACGGTGTATAA
- a CDS encoding DUF2892 domain-containing protein, with protein sequence MKIMLPSTTKKAAYNTCDKSNKAIRDKTVSEIAQYKDSSETEITDRINKLDHEWDVERVLETNAAFIVLLSSIMGYKNKKCCWFLMTGTVGFFLLQHALQGWCPPLPIIRELGIRTADEINNNKIALKSLRGDFSNNSKEPNELLIKAEK encoded by the coding sequence ATGAAAATTATGCTTCCATCAACAACAAAAAAAGCGGCATACAATACATGTGATAAAAGCAATAAAGCAATACGCGATAAAACGGTGTCTGAGATAGCACAATATAAAGACAGCTCTGAAACTGAAATAACTGACAGAATCAATAAACTTGATCACGAATGGGATGTTGAGAGGGTTTTGGAAACAAACGCTGCTTTCATAGTTCTTTTAAGTTCAATAATGGGGTATAAAAACAAAAAATGCTGTTGGTTCCTGATGACCGGGACAGTCGGATTTTTCCTTTTACAGCACGCGTTACAGGGCTGGTGTCCGCCATTGCCGATTATAAGAGAATTAGGAATCCGTACTGCGGACGAAATCAATAATAACAAAATAGCGCTTAAAAGTTTAAGAGGAGATTTTTCGAATAATTCCAAAGAGCCGAATGAACTTCTTATTAAAGCTGAGAAATAG
- a CDS encoding GH25 family lysozyme: protein MNDINGIDVGSYCNKINWEAVKSSGIEFAMIKATQGHSIKNSSLYMFTDSYFHYNLNECIKYNIPSGVYHYLTATNANEAIEEANYYLSVIMPYKNKIQLWAAVDIEDIDPPKYCGTLDKQTLTETAVAFLEYIRTAGFMPMLYANPNYLKYKYISEKAFSDYDIWLAHYGVKTPYQCNRMKIWQYGYTHVNGIEGDVDGDIGQFVLSDFIKPDEPVIDTSVEETQPMDNNVTLPEIHQPQNTALGNGLYTPPVDTGKGKRRNKKPLTEIK, encoded by the coding sequence ATGAATGATATAAACGGCATTGATGTCGGTTCTTATTGCAATAAAATTAATTGGGAAGCAGTAAAAAGCTCCGGAATAGAATTTGCCATGATCAAGGCAACTCAGGGACACAGTATAAAAAACAGCAGCTTATATATGTTTACAGACAGTTATTTTCATTATAACTTAAATGAGTGTATTAAATATAACATCCCTTCCGGCGTATATCATTATCTCACCGCCACGAACGCAAACGAAGCAATAGAGGAAGCAAATTATTATTTATCGGTAATTATGCCATATAAAAATAAAATACAGTTATGGGCTGCGGTAGATATTGAGGATATTGATCCGCCCAAGTATTGCGGAACACTGGATAAGCAAACCTTAACTGAAACAGCTGTCGCTTTTTTGGAGTATATTCGGACTGCCGGTTTTATGCCGATGCTTTACGCGAATCCTAATTATTTAAAATATAAATATATATCAGAAAAAGCATTTTCGGATTATGACATATGGCTTGCTCATTATGGCGTTAAAACTCCGTATCAATGCAACAGGATGAAAATATGGCAGTACGGTTATACTCATGTAAACGGAATTGAGGGAGATGTCGACGGAGATATCGGACAATTTGTTTTATCTGATTTTATAAAACCTGATGAACCGGTAATCGATACAAGCGTTGAGGAAACACAGCCTATGGATAATAATGTGACATTACCAGAAATACATCAACCGCAAAATACGGCTTTGGGAAATGGGTTATATACACCGCCCGTTGATACCGGAAAAGGAAAACGCCGAAATAAAAAGCCGTTAACAGAGATAAAATAA
- a CDS encoding Ku protein produces the protein MVSHKSVITFGMVAIPIAMYTATQDNDIHFNQLHREDNSRIRYKKTCAHCGKEIKTEDIVKGYEYDDDKFVVVTDEEIEKIKTEKEKSIQILHFTQLNQISPVYYDKTYQAVPETGGEKAFELLRSALMAEQKIAIGKAVMGTKDTLMAIIPREDGVLISTMFYADDIKELQKQYNKPQVSEAEQNMAKLLINSMDTPFDPSQYKDEYQEKLRGLIEAKISGQEIVAAEPESAAKVVDLMEALKASVEKAKKEKKPA, from the coding sequence ATGGTATCTCATAAATCAGTAATAACTTTCGGCATGGTGGCGATCCCGATTGCAATGTATACAGCCACACAGGATAATGACATACATTTCAATCAGCTTCACAGGGAAGATAACAGCCGCATCCGATATAAAAAAACATGTGCGCACTGCGGCAAGGAAATTAAGACCGAAGATATTGTAAAGGGTTATGAATACGATGATGATAAATTTGTCGTCGTAACAGACGAGGAAATAGAGAAGATCAAAACAGAAAAGGAAAAATCCATACAGATTCTGCATTTTACACAGCTTAATCAGATATCACCTGTTTATTACGATAAAACCTATCAGGCTGTGCCTGAAACGGGAGGAGAGAAGGCTTTCGAGCTGCTTCGTTCCGCGCTGATGGCTGAACAGAAGATTGCTATTGGCAAAGCAGTTATGGGAACGAAAGACACGCTGATGGCAATAATTCCCCGCGAGGATGGTGTTCTCATATCGACAATGTTTTATGCGGATGATATTAAGGAGCTTCAAAAACAATATAATAAGCCTCAGGTATCTGAAGCGGAACAAAACATGGCGAAATTACTGATAAACTCGATGGATACGCCGTTTGATCCATCACAATATAAAGATGAATATCAGGAAAAGCTGCGCGGATTGATCGAAGCGAAAATATCAGGACAGGAAATAGTTGCCGCAGAACCTGAGAGTGCCGCAAAGGTGGTCGATCTTATGGAAGCGCTTAAAGCGAGCGTGGAAAAAGCAAAAAAAGAAAAGAAACCTGCATAA
- the ligD gene encoding DNA ligase D, whose product MTDNLDEYNKKRNFDKTPEPEGGTVKLGELLRFVIQHHIAGKDHYDLRLEWNGALLSWAIPKGPSFDTRDKRLAVQVEAHPLEYSNFEGTIPKGEYGGGTVMLWDEGTWEPTADVNDGINNGSLKFVLNGRRLKGKWALIRMGTGPDMENWLLIKEKDNYAKEESGISGYTTSIRTGRTMAEIEKGDDEKFTRNPFDKTDVQLAKLVCTVPEGEDWLYELKYDGYRIIAFVEENNVRLITRNNNNYTNRFSAIASSIIDWAGGRAMVLDGEMAVTDASGKTDFQSLQNYMKNPKIKNLIYIVFDLLALDGEDLRGQPLAKRKEKLEALMKNAPQNLHYSRHVHGNGNESFRTACESGMEGIVGKKPDSVYSATRNGDWIKLKCAKRQEFVIGGYTLSDKKSSGISSLLLGVYDDGELVYTGRAGTGLGESDMKDLAAEFEALKKLEPPFKDAPKPKTNETITWLKPMLVAEIKFAEWTGDKLLRQASFKGLRTDKNLEDIKIEKAEDDIQPEIPEESEKTMDTTDNSIIIGGIKITNPDKVMFIDPEITKIDVIRYYEKISKRMLPYVEHRILSIVRCPNGISKSCFFKKHPTTESKGIVTIRVQNSDGETEDYFYIENETGIISEAQMDTLEFHVWGSRSDELEKPDMMVFDLDPDEGMELSAVRQGVRDMRAVLSELSLRSYLKTSGGKGYHVVVPLKPAASWDKFHDFSKQVAEVMEKKWPDRYTSNIKKAKRVNKIFIDWVRNGRGATSVAPYSIRARKGARVSMPISWDELDNIAPDGIDMKEALSRINGDDPWKNLFDTDQYLI is encoded by the coding sequence ATGACAGATAATTTAGATGAATATAATAAGAAAAGAAATTTTGACAAGACTCCGGAACCGGAAGGCGGCACGGTAAAACTTGGTGAACTCCTTAGGTTTGTCATTCAGCATCATATAGCCGGCAAAGACCACTATGACCTTCGTCTTGAATGGAACGGAGCTTTGCTGAGCTGGGCAATACCGAAAGGACCATCCTTCGATACACGGGACAAGAGACTTGCCGTACAGGTAGAAGCTCATCCGTTGGAATACAGTAATTTTGAAGGAACAATTCCGAAAGGGGAATATGGCGGCGGAACGGTGATGCTGTGGGATGAGGGTACTTGGGAACCAACAGCGGATGTCAATGACGGAATAAACAACGGATCTCTAAAGTTTGTTTTGAATGGAAGACGGCTTAAGGGGAAATGGGCTTTGATACGGATGGGTACCGGGCCTGACATGGAAAACTGGCTTTTGATAAAAGAAAAAGATAATTATGCTAAAGAGGAAAGCGGGATTTCCGGGTATACGACAAGTATTCGTACCGGACGAACCATGGCGGAAATCGAAAAAGGCGATGATGAAAAATTTACCAGGAATCCTTTTGACAAAACGGATGTACAGCTTGCAAAGCTTGTGTGTACGGTTCCCGAAGGAGAAGACTGGCTATATGAGCTGAAGTATGACGGATACAGAATCATTGCATTTGTCGAAGAAAACAATGTAAGGCTTATAACACGCAACAATAACAATTATACAAACAGGTTTAGCGCCATTGCTTCTTCAATTATTGACTGGGCAGGCGGACGTGCAATGGTGCTTGACGGTGAAATGGCAGTCACGGATGCGTCCGGGAAAACTGATTTTCAGTCTCTGCAAAATTACATGAAAAATCCTAAAATAAAAAATCTTATTTATATTGTATTTGATCTGCTTGCTTTGGACGGCGAAGATTTGCGCGGACAGCCTCTTGCTAAAAGGAAAGAGAAGCTTGAAGCTTTGATGAAAAACGCGCCTCAGAATCTTCATTACAGTCGTCATGTACACGGAAACGGAAATGAAAGCTTTCGGACAGCTTGTGAATCGGGCATGGAAGGGATTGTGGGGAAAAAGCCCGATTCCGTATACAGCGCAACGAGAAATGGCGATTGGATCAAACTTAAATGTGCGAAAAGGCAGGAGTTTGTCATCGGCGGATATACACTTTCGGATAAAAAATCCAGCGGAATAAGCTCGCTTCTCCTCGGTGTCTACGACGACGGTGAATTGGTCTATACCGGACGCGCGGGGACGGGCCTTGGTGAATCAGATATGAAGGACCTAGCGGCAGAGTTCGAAGCTTTGAAAAAATTGGAACCGCCATTCAAGGACGCTCCAAAACCAAAAACAAACGAAACGATCACATGGCTTAAGCCTATGCTTGTAGCGGAAATCAAATTTGCCGAATGGACGGGCGATAAGCTCTTAAGGCAGGCCAGTTTTAAAGGACTGCGGACAGATAAAAATTTGGAAGATATAAAAATTGAAAAAGCGGAGGACGACATTCAACCGGAAATTCCTGAAGAATCGGAAAAAACAATGGATACAACCGACAACAGCATAATTATCGGCGGTATAAAGATAACAAATCCTGATAAAGTAATGTTTATTGATCCCGAAATTACTAAAATTGATGTGATCCGTTATTATGAAAAGATATCAAAGAGGATGCTGCCTTATGTGGAACATCGGATTTTAAGTATTGTACGCTGCCCTAACGGAATATCAAAATCATGTTTCTTCAAAAAGCATCCGACGACAGAAAGCAAGGGAATTGTCACAATTCGTGTTCAAAACAGCGACGGGGAAACGGAGGATTATTTTTATATCGAAAATGAAACCGGTATAATATCCGAAGCACAGATGGATACCCTTGAATTTCATGTCTGGGGGAGCCGTTCAGACGAGCTGGAAAAGCCGGATATGATGGTTTTTGATCTTGATCCGGACGAGGGAATGGAGCTTTCCGCTGTACGGCAGGGTGTCAGAGATATGAGAGCCGTTCTTTCCGAATTATCTCTTCGTTCTTATCTGAAAACAAGCGGCGGCAAAGGCTATCATGTTGTGGTTCCGTTAAAACCTGCCGCTTCATGGGATAAATTTCATGATTTTTCAAAACAGGTTGCCGAAGTCATGGAAAAGAAATGGCCTGACCGCTATACAAGCAATATAAAAAAAGCCAAGCGTGTAAACAAAATATTTATTGACTGGGTCAGAAATGGCAGAGGTGCCACCAGCGTTGCCCCTTATTCAATCAGAGCCAGAAAAGGAGCAAGAGTATCCATGCCCATCTCTTGGGATGAACTTGATAATATCGCTCCCGACGGAATTGATATGAAAGAAGCGCTTTCAAGAATTAACGGCGATGATCCGTGGAAGAATCTTTTTGATACGGATCAATATCTAATTTAA
- a CDS encoding SPASM domain-containing protein: MNNALNLTLNLTNECNLRCAYCYQICGDNNHKYIGNERMTESTGKAAVKLCLSGTGKAGGITYYGGEPLLQKQLIFDLTEYGTAEAIKAGKKFAFKMTTNGILLDNEFIEFVKNFDFEIAVSYDGVLQDKFRCFPDGEGTKSILDAKLPMILSAFPDTPALCTVPKNGASEFGEAVIEAFNKGFKRVNCVIDYRPDAGWEDIDLIFVKKGYEKIRDYLMRFPNTDGGNRRIFMPFEDKIFSLIKSDNCADRCRLGKKQPSVAPDGIIYPCVQFVGKPEYKIGDVYKGIDAEAAERLYKKSLEPVISCVGCSIADRCRHHCACLNYQLTGDMNTVSPLQCEHERILIQTADLYGEHLYKSGILK; the protein is encoded by the coding sequence GTGAATAATGCTTTGAATTTAACTCTTAATTTAACGAACGAATGCAATCTGCGCTGCGCATATTGTTATCAGATTTGCGGAGATAATAATCATAAATATATTGGAAATGAGCGAATGACCGAATCAACAGGCAAAGCCGCAGTAAAGCTTTGCCTGTCCGGTACAGGAAAAGCCGGAGGGATTACTTATTATGGCGGAGAGCCACTGCTTCAAAAACAACTGATATTTGATCTTACCGAATATGGCACCGCGGAGGCGATAAAGGCGGGAAAGAAATTTGCCTTCAAAATGACCACAAACGGAATTTTACTCGATAACGAATTCATTGAATTCGTTAAAAACTTTGATTTTGAAATCGCTGTTTCATATGACGGAGTGCTGCAAGACAAATTTAGATGCTTTCCGGATGGAGAGGGAACAAAAAGTATTCTTGACGCGAAGCTTCCGATGATACTGTCTGCTTTTCCGGATACACCCGCTTTATGTACGGTACCGAAGAACGGAGCATCAGAATTTGGTGAAGCGGTAATTGAAGCATTCAATAAAGGTTTCAAACGAGTAAACTGTGTGATTGATTATCGCCCGGACGCCGGTTGGGAAGATATTGACTTGATATTTGTTAAAAAAGGTTACGAAAAGATACGCGATTATCTGATGCGATTTCCAAATACGGACGGAGGAAATCGAAGGATATTCATGCCGTTTGAGGATAAAATATTCTCACTTATTAAATCTGATAACTGTGCCGACAGGTGCCGTCTCGGGAAAAAGCAGCCTTCTGTTGCTCCTGACGGGATAATATACCCCTGTGTTCAATTTGTCGGAAAACCAGAATATAAAATAGGAGATGTTTATAAAGGAATTGATGCCGAAGCTGCTGAGAGATTATATAAAAAGAGCCTCGAGCCAGTCATATCATGCGTTGGCTGTTCAATTGCTGATAGATGCCGTCATCATTGTGCTTGCCTTAATTACCAGCTTACCGGTGATATGAACACAGTTTCTCCTCTTCAATGCGAGCATGAACGTATTCTGATTCAAACAGCTGATTTATACGGAGAGCATCTGTATAAATCAGGTATATTAAAATAA
- the eno gene encoding phosphopyruvate hydratase, whose amino-acid sequence MHSSQIENIHAREILDSRGTPTVQAEVILQNGVTGIASVPSGASTGIHEALELRDNDKKRYHGKGVLKAVGNINNIIDKYLKGKDSLNQAGIDRIMLDIDGTPNKSSLGANAILAVSLANAKAAALFNNKPFFRYIGNEESNTLPVPMMNIINGGKHASNNLDIQEFMILPLGAKNFADALRMGSEVFHTLKELLLQKGSATSVGDEGGFAPDLSEDEEAIKLILKAIEASGYIPGKEIKIALDAASSEWFRDDGSYFFPKKQTSLTKNELIGYWKMLISAYPIASIEDGIAEDDWDGWKLLTTAISSHVQLVGDDLFVTDYARLQKGIDLGIANSILIKLNQIGTLSETINTIKTAHDNGYKTIISHRSGETEDTSISDLCVAVNAGQIKSGAPSRSERVAKYNRLLVIEEMLGKDAVYPGISLYKQ is encoded by the coding sequence ATGCATAGTAGCCAAATAGAAAATATACACGCGCGGGAAATACTTGATTCGCGCGGAACTCCTACAGTTCAAGCCGAAGTCATTTTACAGAACGGCGTAACCGGTATCGCAAGCGTCCCATCAGGAGCATCAACCGGAATACATGAGGCGCTCGAGCTGCGTGATAATGACAAAAAACGTTATCATGGCAAAGGAGTATTGAAAGCCGTAGGTAATATAAATAATATAATTGATAAATATCTGAAAGGAAAAGATTCTTTAAATCAAGCGGGAATTGATCGCATAATGCTTGATATCGACGGCACTCCCAATAAAAGCAGCCTCGGTGCCAATGCTATTCTGGCGGTATCGCTTGCAAACGCGAAAGCGGCGGCTTTATTTAATAATAAGCCGTTTTTCAGGTATATCGGGAACGAAGAGTCAAATACTTTGCCGGTACCGATGATGAATATCATTAACGGAGGCAAACACGCCTCAAACAATCTTGATATACAGGAATTTATGATACTGCCATTGGGAGCAAAAAATTTTGCAGATGCGTTACGAATGGGATCCGAGGTTTTCCATACACTTAAGGAGCTGTTATTGCAAAAAGGGTCGGCAACATCAGTCGGCGATGAAGGCGGGTTTGCTCCTGACCTTTCCGAAGATGAGGAGGCAATCAAGCTCATTCTTAAGGCTATTGAAGCTTCAGGCTATATTCCGGGAAAAGAAATAAAAATTGCGCTTGATGCGGCGTCAAGCGAATGGTTCCGCGATGACGGCTCTTATTTTTTTCCGAAAAAACAAACAAGCCTGACAAAAAATGAACTTATTGGATACTGGAAAATGTTGATTTCCGCATATCCGATTGCTTCAATTGAAGACGGTATAGCCGAAGATGACTGGGATGGTTGGAAATTGCTTACCACAGCTATCAGCAGTCATGTACAGCTGGTGGGTGATGATCTTTTTGTCACTGATTACGCAAGGCTTCAAAAGGGTATTGATCTCGGAATAGCAAATTCGATCCTTATCAAATTAAACCAGATCGGAACGTTAAGTGAAACTATTAATACCATCAAAACAGCCCATGACAATGGTTACAAGACTATTATTTCTCACAGATCAGGTGAAACCGAAGATACCTCAATATCCGATTTATGCGTCGCGGTAAACGCAGGTCAAATAAAATCCGGAGCTCCGTCAAGAAGCGAACGTGTGGCGAAATACAACAGATTGCTTGTTATCGAAGAAATGCTTGGCAAAGATGCGGTATATCCTGGAATATCACTATACAAGCAATAA
- a CDS encoding sn-glycerol-1-phosphate dehydrogenase, protein MDIKEILYSFEKCRCGRKHDISAPVIICGSGISGDTGCIIAEHTLFKKILLVADKNTISVSEEAVFSLCVSGFVVQKYIYDNLRVADIGEVEKIESICGDSDIILSIGTGSLNDICRLAAFRQNKYFIIFATAPSMDGFASDTAPITCHGFKLSYQAKQPELIIADTRILSASPAVLKGAGFGDMIAKYIAVADWRISNLLTNEYLCPDILNLTKTAADKIASLAPVIQNVDEAASGEVLNALIMTGVAMKLSGNSRPASGAEHIISHFWESKKLDAGEISDFHGRKVAVGTLLTAKAYYSLLKIDKIKPKKENIECNMLKKVYGERLYPDVEKMNFPDSINIVSNFDLDGFASKWDYIKNIIRDSIPEPAEIEKMLITAGAPTRPDQIGVSDELCIQGLRYHMYMRKRITLMRLMPLIGADPALLSGVL, encoded by the coding sequence ATGGATATAAAAGAAATATTATATAGCTTTGAAAAATGCCGCTGCGGAAGGAAACATGATATATCCGCACCTGTTATTATATGCGGATCAGGAATTTCGGGAGATACCGGATGCATAATCGCCGAGCATACATTATTCAAAAAAATATTGCTTGTGGCAGATAAAAACACCATTTCCGTATCGGAGGAGGCGGTGTTTTCTCTTTGCGTAAGCGGTTTTGTAGTACAAAAGTATATATATGACAACCTTCGTGTCGCCGATATAGGAGAAGTTGAGAAAATAGAATCGATTTGCGGAGATTCTGACATCATACTTTCAATCGGCACAGGTTCTCTTAACGATATCTGCAGGCTCGCAGCTTTCAGACAGAATAAATACTTCATAATATTTGCGACAGCGCCGTCTATGGACGGCTTTGCTTCCGATACCGCTCCGATCACATGTCATGGCTTTAAGCTTTCTTATCAGGCAAAGCAGCCTGAGCTGATTATTGCGGATACGCGTATATTGTCCGCTTCTCCTGCCGTATTAAAAGGAGCGGGCTTTGGAGATATGATAGCAAAATATATCGCTGTTGCCGACTGGCGTATTTCAAATCTCCTTACAAACGAATATCTATGCCCCGATATTTTAAATCTGACAAAAACAGCTGCGGATAAAATCGCTTCGCTGGCACCTGTTATTCAGAATGTAGACGAAGCTGCTTCCGGAGAAGTGCTTAACGCGTTGATTATGACAGGCGTAGCTATGAAGCTTTCCGGTAATTCGCGTCCGGCATCCGGAGCCGAGCATATTATAAGTCACTTTTGGGAATCGAAAAAGCTTGATGCGGGCGAAATATCGGATTTTCACGGAAGGAAAGTCGCCGTGGGGACCTTACTCACCGCAAAGGCATATTATTCATTGCTGAAAATTGATAAAATAAAGCCCAAAAAAGAAAATATAGAATGTAATATGTTAAAAAAAGTATACGGTGAAAGATTGTATCCGGACGTAGAAAAGATGAATTTCCCCGACAGTATCAATATTGTATCAAATTTCGATCTTGACGGGTTTGCGTCAAAATGGGATTATATAAAAAATATTATAAGAGATTCGATTCCTGAACCGGCTGAAATTGAAAAAATGCTCATAACCGCCGGTGCGCCTACACGGCCGGATCAAATCGGTGTATCGGATGAGCTTTGTATACAGGGGCTCAGATACCATATGTATATGAGAAAAAGAATAACGCTGATGAGACTTATGCCGCTTATCGGCGCTGATCCCGCATTATTATCAGGCGTTTTATAA